In Roseofilum casamattae BLCC-M143, one genomic interval encodes:
- the smc gene encoding chromosome segregation protein SMC: MVHVKGVQLTNFKSFGGTTSVPLLPGFTVISGPNGSGKSNILDALLFCLGLSSSKGMRAERLPDLVNHAKGEKRKSTVEASVTVTLDLSDLERSFWEEEDDPDGNIELDPQWSITRRLRVTPAGTYTSTYYMNGEACTLTQLHECLNRMRIYPEGYNVVLQGDVTSIISMNAKARREIIDELAGVAQFDRKIDLAKGKLEEVKEKEENSRIIEQELIVRRDRLAKDRAKAQKYQALRAELLEKQKWEAILHWRKLRAEEEKLREAIEEGDRTQREFQERLQGIDTEISGVSTELESLNARVKSLGEEQLLQLQSTLATQQAELTQLETRQQELESSEQGLKTQREKTDREIHGFRETLATLQHQQQLETNALSGLQDSRDKAQESLTETREKASAIATASQEWVDRQTSLSHEVENILKILEPQRTEQAQLTERQAQLKRTLDEQTERVAALEPAIAQQHETATELEVEVIERSQRIQAIAMVVSTAEYDLQTQQETQKRLLNEQREKQRQLDKLEAQVQAQQEAQGTYASKLILQANLDGVHGLVASLGHVDSRYQLALEIAAGARLGQIVVEDDTIAAAAIALLKQKRGGRATFLPLNKIRAGRYPDRNALQHASGFIDYAVNLIDSDPRYSDIFRYVFGTTAVFATLNAARAYIGQHRMVTLEGELLEASGAMTGGSQSQRSSLHFGTGAAGVESGQQKALQERLSEIETLLTQIEVEVERLSGAAKQASKELVDVRGGHREKQLQLEQCRKQIQQDQEQLQKTQELLGKTEREIGETERRLQTLHQEIPGQEKQLEELRQSLAQLEENQAPKEWQVIQAELREKESVLDRRELALRGCEQQLQELDKKCDRTHEKIRQGLERVNELKTQEATTMSQNTRVRRQQAEIKLQMTQTQGQLAILEETLGAEKKQRDAVEQSLQELHLKRQQVEWQRQKLAENQETRRATLVTLRTSIQDAHAELPDPRPEVPEGLKPKELEQTLKQLQKQLQALEPVNMLAIEEYEQTNERLEALSEKLAILEKERTELLLRVENFTTLRYRAFMQAFDAVNENFQQIFAELSDGDGYLQLDNTEDPFSGGLNLIAHPKGKPVQRLASMSGGEKSLTALSFIFSLQRYRPSPFYAFDEVDMFLDGANVERLSKMIKKQSLGKAQFIVVSLRRPMIEASERTIGVTQARGGFTQVLGITNTTDVAS, translated from the coding sequence ATGGTTCACGTTAAGGGCGTGCAACTGACTAACTTTAAATCTTTTGGCGGAACAACCAGCGTGCCGTTGTTGCCGGGGTTTACCGTGATTTCCGGGCCGAATGGCTCGGGAAAGTCGAATATTTTGGATGCGCTGCTCTTTTGTTTGGGGTTATCCAGTTCTAAGGGAATGCGGGCCGAGAGACTGCCGGACTTGGTGAACCATGCCAAAGGAGAGAAGCGCAAGTCCACTGTGGAAGCGAGCGTGACGGTTACGTTAGATTTATCCGACCTCGAGCGCAGTTTCTGGGAAGAAGAAGATGACCCCGACGGTAACATTGAGTTAGATCCGCAGTGGAGCATTACTCGGCGCTTGCGGGTAACTCCGGCAGGAACTTATACCTCCACTTACTATATGAATGGGGAGGCTTGCACGTTAACCCAGTTGCACGAGTGCTTGAACCGGATGCGCATCTATCCGGAAGGCTATAACGTGGTGTTGCAAGGGGATGTCACCAGTATTATCTCGATGAATGCGAAAGCGCGGCGGGAGATTATTGATGAGTTGGCAGGGGTGGCACAGTTCGATCGCAAAATCGATCTGGCGAAAGGCAAGTTAGAGGAAGTGAAGGAGAAGGAAGAGAATTCGCGCATTATCGAACAAGAGTTGATTGTACGGCGCGATCGCCTGGCGAAAGACCGAGCGAAGGCACAGAAATATCAGGCGTTGCGCGCGGAACTGTTGGAGAAACAGAAGTGGGAAGCTATATTGCACTGGCGCAAGTTACGTGCGGAAGAAGAAAAGTTGCGCGAAGCTATTGAAGAAGGCGATCGCACCCAACGAGAGTTTCAAGAAAGATTGCAAGGTATCGATACGGAGATTTCTGGAGTCAGTACAGAACTGGAGAGTTTGAACGCGCGAGTCAAGTCCTTGGGAGAAGAGCAACTGTTGCAACTCCAGTCTACTCTGGCGACGCAACAAGCCGAACTGACGCAACTGGAAACTAGGCAGCAGGAACTGGAAAGCAGCGAACAAGGCTTGAAAACCCAGCGGGAGAAAACCGATCGAGAGATTCACGGGTTCCGGGAAACTTTGGCGACGTTGCAGCATCAACAGCAGTTGGAAACGAATGCCCTATCCGGGTTACAAGATAGTCGGGATAAGGCGCAAGAGAGTTTAACCGAAACCCGAGAAAAAGCTTCGGCGATCGCCACGGCGTCTCAGGAATGGGTGGATCGGCAAACCTCTTTGAGTCACGAGGTGGAAAATATCCTTAAAATTCTGGAACCGCAACGCACGGAACAAGCGCAATTGACGGAACGACAAGCGCAGTTAAAGCGGACGCTGGACGAGCAAACGGAGCGCGTGGCAGCTTTGGAACCGGCGATCGCCCAGCAGCACGAAACGGCGACAGAGCTGGAAGTTGAGGTCATCGAGCGATCGCAACGGATACAGGCGATCGCCATGGTCGTCTCCACGGCTGAGTATGACTTGCAAACCCAACAAGAAACCCAGAAACGACTGCTGAACGAACAGCGAGAGAAACAACGGCAACTGGATAAGTTGGAAGCGCAAGTGCAGGCCCAGCAAGAGGCGCAAGGTACTTATGCCAGCAAACTTATTCTGCAAGCGAACTTGGATGGGGTGCATGGGTTAGTGGCGAGTTTGGGTCATGTGGACTCGCGCTATCAGTTGGCCCTGGAAATTGCGGCCGGCGCGCGGTTGGGTCAGATTGTGGTTGAAGACGATACAATAGCCGCAGCGGCGATCGCCCTTTTGAAGCAAAAACGAGGGGGTCGCGCCACGTTCCTTCCCCTAAACAAAATACGTGCCGGACGCTATCCCGATCGCAATGCTCTGCAACATGCCAGCGGTTTTATCGACTATGCGGTGAACTTAATTGACAGCGACCCCCGCTATAGCGATATCTTTCGCTACGTCTTCGGAACCACTGCTGTCTTTGCCACCCTCAATGCCGCGCGTGCCTATATCGGCCAGCATCGCATGGTGACTCTGGAAGGGGAACTCTTGGAAGCGTCGGGAGCCATGACAGGAGGGAGTCAGAGTCAGCGATCGAGCCTGCACTTCGGTACGGGTGCAGCCGGGGTGGAATCGGGGCAGCAGAAGGCGCTGCAAGAGCGTCTGAGCGAGATCGAGACACTTTTGACGCAAATTGAGGTGGAAGTGGAACGGCTCTCTGGGGCGGCAAAACAAGCCTCTAAGGAGTTGGTGGATGTTAGGGGCGGCCATCGAGAGAAGCAGTTGCAACTGGAACAATGTCGCAAGCAGATTCAGCAAGACCAAGAGCAGTTGCAGAAAACCCAGGAGTTGCTGGGGAAAACGGAGCGGGAGATTGGGGAAACGGAGCGCAGGTTGCAAACGCTACACCAGGAAATTCCCGGACAAGAGAAACAACTGGAGGAGTTGCGCCAGTCCCTCGCGCAGTTGGAGGAAAATCAAGCGCCGAAGGAGTGGCAAGTTATTCAAGCGGAGTTGCGCGAGAAAGAGAGCGTGTTGGATCGGCGGGAGCTGGCGTTGCGCGGGTGCGAGCAACAGTTGCAGGAGTTGGATAAGAAATGCGATCGCACTCATGAGAAGATTCGCCAAGGGTTGGAGCGAGTCAACGAGCTGAAGACTCAGGAAGCGACCACTATGAGCCAGAATACTCGCGTTCGCCGCCAGCAAGCGGAAATTAAGCTACAAATGACGCAAACTCAGGGACAGTTAGCCATTTTGGAAGAAACTCTGGGTGCGGAGAAGAAGCAGCGGGATGCGGTGGAACAGAGTTTGCAAGAGTTGCACTTAAAGCGGCAGCAAGTGGAATGGCAGCGGCAAAAGCTCGCGGAAAATCAGGAGACTCGCCGCGCAACGTTGGTGACATTGCGCACCTCAATTCAAGACGCCCACGCAGAACTGCCCGACCCCCGTCCCGAAGTACCGGAAGGGTTGAAGCCGAAGGAGTTGGAACAAACCCTGAAGCAGTTGCAGAAACAACTCCAGGCACTGGAACCGGTGAATATGTTGGCGATCGAAGAATACGAACAAACGAACGAACGTTTGGAAGCGTTGAGCGAAAAGTTAGCTATTTTGGAAAAAGAGCGCACGGAATTATTGCTGCGCGTCGAGAATTTTACCACTCTTCGCTATCGCGCGTTTATGCAAGCGTTTGATGCGGTGAATGAAAACTTCCAACAAATTTTTGCCGAACTTTCCGATGGGGATGGCTATTTACAATTGGATAATACCGAAGATCCGTTTAGCGGCGGATTGAACTTAATTGCGCATCCGAAAGGGAAACCCGTACAGCGCCTCGCCTCCATGTCTGGCGGAGAAAAATCCCTCACCGCATTGAGCTTTATTTTCTCCCTGCAACGCTATCGTCCTTCTCCATTTTATGCCTTTGATGAAGTGGATATGTTCCTCGATGGTGCGAATGTAGAACGCTTATCAAAAATGATTAAAAAACAAAGTTTAGGAAAAGCACAATTCATCGTTGTTAGCTTGCGCCGTCCCATGATTGAAGCCTCCGAGCGCACCATCGGCGTAACGCAAGCGAGGGGCGGTTTTACCCAAGTTTTAGGAATTACAAATACGACAGATGTTGCCTCATAA
- a CDS encoding glycosyltransferase family 4 protein: MKIVLVCTEKLPVPCVRGGAIQTYIDGILPYLSKKHDVTVFSVTDPDLADSEVRDGVRYQRAAPGDSEAYYQAVADFVTKETFDWVVFYNRPKYLPAIARLAPKTRFLLSMHNEMFHEKKIAPDLARQCLDRVEKVVTVSQFIADGIDLLFPGYREKLQPVYAGVNLEQFQPRWTPLGQERRSQLLAEYGLEGRKVVVCVGRLTDKKGPHILLEAFPKVLAEHPSAVLLLVGSKWYGKNEENDYVRTLKEQATALGDSVRLTGFIKPNRVQDYFLLGDIFVCASQWQEPLARVHYEAMATGLCILTTVRGGNPEVIIPEKNGRLIEDYANPDAFATPINELLSDLALAENMGRNGRQLSEIHYSWSRVASDLLQVLEAPAPSLP; this comes from the coding sequence GTGAAAATTGTATTGGTTTGTACAGAAAAATTACCTGTACCTTGTGTACGCGGTGGGGCAATTCAAACTTACATTGATGGAATCTTGCCTTATTTAAGTAAAAAACATGACGTCACAGTTTTTTCCGTAACCGATCCGGATTTAGCTGACTCAGAAGTCCGCGATGGCGTTCGCTATCAACGAGCTGCACCAGGAGACTCAGAAGCTTATTATCAAGCCGTTGCCGATTTCGTCACTAAAGAGACATTTGACTGGGTTGTTTTTTACAATCGGCCTAAATATTTGCCGGCGATCGCTCGGCTTGCTCCGAAGACTCGCTTTCTGCTGAGCATGCATAATGAGATGTTCCACGAGAAGAAAATTGCTCCCGATCTAGCTCGACAGTGTTTAGACCGAGTGGAGAAGGTAGTGACGGTGAGTCAGTTCATTGCCGATGGTATCGATTTACTATTTCCCGGTTACCGAGAGAAATTACAACCCGTCTATGCTGGAGTCAATTTAGAGCAGTTTCAACCGCGATGGACTCCCCTAGGACAAGAGCGGCGATCGCAATTATTAGCCGAATACGGACTGGAAGGACGCAAAGTAGTGGTTTGCGTCGGCCGCTTAACCGATAAAAAAGGCCCCCATATCCTCCTGGAAGCCTTTCCCAAAGTTCTGGCCGAGCATCCTTCTGCCGTACTCTTGCTCGTGGGCAGTAAGTGGTACGGTAAAAATGAGGAAAACGATTACGTTCGCACTCTCAAAGAGCAAGCCACTGCATTAGGAGACTCCGTACGACTGACTGGGTTTATTAAGCCCAATCGCGTACAAGATTATTTCCTCTTAGGCGATATCTTTGTCTGTGCCTCTCAGTGGCAAGAACCCTTAGCTCGCGTACACTATGAAGCGATGGCAACGGGATTGTGCATTCTAACCACAGTCCGAGGTGGCAACCCAGAAGTTATTATTCCAGAAAAGAATGGGCGATTAATTGAAGACTATGCTAACCCGGACGCATTTGCCACTCCGATTAACGAACTCTTATCCGATCTGGCTCTTGCAGAAAATATGGGTCGCAACGGCCGTCAGTTAAGCGAAATCCATTATAGTTGGTCGCGGGTTGCTTCCGATCTGTTACAAGTGTTAGAAGCTCCCGCTCCATCATTACCATAA
- a CDS encoding monovalent cation/H(+) antiporter subunit G, producing the protein MIDLLSYSCIGLGIVLWFWGTFPLLGNRSVLFKLHSLSVSDTLGSMSIVIGLLLKIPREWPLLILGLISLAIWNTVLGYVLAYCSRGENDA; encoded by the coding sequence ATGATCGATCTATTAAGTTATAGCTGTATTGGTCTGGGAATAGTATTATGGTTTTGGGGAACTTTCCCCCTATTGGGCAACCGTTCTGTTTTATTTAAATTGCACAGTCTTTCCGTTTCCGATACTCTTGGCTCCATGAGCATTGTCATCGGGTTGTTGCTGAAAATTCCGCGAGAATGGCCCTTATTAATTTTAGGTCTAATTTCCCTGGCAATTTGGAATACGGTCTTGGGATATGTTTTGGCCTATTGTTCGCGAGGGGAGAATGATGCTTGA
- a CDS encoding Na(+)/H(+) antiporter subunit B has protein sequence MKWLYLVAGIAFFVKMLAIANPVFTDSEIPIIEAIVAETGVPNAVSGIIFRNRLYDTIFEVVVFTIAIMGAKFLLANEQPSTTVRQFSDRPSIILARLGATISALVAIELALRGHLSPGGGFAAGVAGGTAIGLIAITSPSELMESIYQRWRASMWEKISVLVFIVLALLTLVGIELPYGELGTFISGGTIPLLNILVAFKVALGSWAAILVFIRYRGLL, from the coding sequence ATGAAATGGCTGTATTTAGTGGCTGGAATTGCGTTTTTTGTGAAAATGTTGGCGATCGCAAATCCCGTTTTTACAGACTCCGAAATCCCGATTATCGAAGCTATTGTTGCCGAAACCGGAGTTCCCAACGCCGTCTCTGGCATTATCTTCAGAAACCGGCTCTACGATACCATCTTTGAAGTGGTGGTCTTCACCATCGCAATTATGGGAGCAAAATTCTTGCTCGCCAACGAACAGCCTTCCACAACTGTCCGGCAATTTAGCGATCGCCCTTCCATCATCCTCGCTCGTCTCGGTGCCACCATCTCCGCATTAGTGGCGATCGAGCTAGCGCTGCGCGGCCATCTCAGTCCTGGAGGCGGTTTCGCGGCTGGAGTTGCGGGAGGAACTGCCATCGGACTTATTGCCATTACCTCACCTTCCGAGTTGATGGAAAGCATCTATCAGCGTTGGCGCGCCAGCATGTGGGAAAAAATCTCCGTTTTAGTCTTCATCGTCCTCGCCCTATTAACTTTAGTCGGCATCGAACTTCCCTACGGAGAACTCGGCACATTCATCAGCGGCGGAACTATTCCCTTACTCAATATCCTCGTGGCCTTCAAAGTCGCTCTCGGTTCCTGGGCTGCTATCCTCGTGTTTATTCGCTATCGAGGACTGTTGTAA
- a CDS encoding DUF4040 domain-containing protein has translation MMLDDPFIYIITALLPLSALLLVFQANPYHALIVRGILGAIAALVYTLFGAADVALTEALVGTMLAITLYAVAVRSSLVVRVGLLKSEDSELSEDWRSLLEQLRGLFAPYQVRVELDYYPDTDSLEQALADKDIHLTCTSSTADSKPYCIITRVDRLYQILDTEELLSRTILSMAGREQRNESSEIKGGI, from the coding sequence ATGATGCTTGACGATCCATTTATTTATATAATTACGGCTTTGTTGCCATTGTCCGCCCTGCTTTTAGTCTTCCAAGCTAATCCTTATCATGCTTTGATAGTGCGCGGCATTTTAGGCGCGATCGCCGCCTTAGTTTATACCCTATTTGGCGCGGCTGACGTGGCCCTAACGGAGGCGTTGGTGGGTACGATGCTCGCCATTACCCTCTACGCCGTTGCCGTACGTTCTTCCTTGGTGGTGCGCGTCGGCCTGCTAAAATCCGAGGATAGCGAACTCAGTGAGGACTGGCGATCGCTCTTAGAACAGTTGCGCGGCTTATTCGCTCCCTATCAAGTGCGCGTAGAATTAGACTATTATCCCGATACCGATAGTCTCGAGCAAGCCCTAGCCGACAAAGATATTCACCTCACCTGTACCTCTTCGACAGCAGACAGCAAACCTTATTGCATTATTACTCGCGTCGATCGCCTTTATCAAATCCTGGATACCGAAGAATTATTATCTCGCACCATCCTTTCCATGGCCGGCCGAGAGCAGCGCAATGAGAGTAGTGAAATTAAAGGGGGTATTTAA